The Synechococcus sp. M16.1 genome includes the window CCTGCCCCCTTTGCAGGGCTGATCATCAGCGACCAGAACGAGGCGTTGCTGTCATCGTCCCCGGAGCGTTTTCTGCAGGTGAGTGCTGATGGAGCTGTACAAACCCGGCCGATCAAAGGCACAAGGCCGCGCCATGGCGACCCCGAACAGGATGCAAATCTCGCCGCGGAACTCGTGTGCAGCGACAAGGACCGGGCCGAGAACGTGATGATCGTCGACCTGCTGCGTAACGACCTCGGTCGTGCCTGCCAGCCGGGTTCGATTCAGGTTCCCCAAATGGTGGGTCTCGAAAGTTATGCCTCCGTACATCACCTCACCTCAGTCGTGGAGGGACAACTTCAGGCCGGATTGAGCTGGGTCGATCTTCTGGAAGCCAGTTGGCCTGGGGGGTCGATCAGCGGGGCACCGAAACTGCGGGCCTGCCAACGTCTGCATGAGCTCGAGCCCACCAGCCGAGGGCCTTACTGCGGATCACTGCTACGGGTCGACTGGGATGGCAGCTTCGACAGCAACATCTTGATCCGATCCTTACTGCGCCAAGGCGACACCCTGCGGGCCCATGCCGGCTGCGGAATCGTCGCCGACTCGGATCCCCTTGGCGAAGCAGAGGAGTTGATGTGGAAACTGCAGCCCTTGCTGGAGGGGCTGGCATGACCACCGCTGACATGACCACCTCAGTCGCCTGGATCGACGGCCAGTGGGGAACAGCAGCAAGCCTGCAGCTTCCCCTCGACGACCGCGCCCTGCTCCTGGCCGATGGCCTCTTTGAAACCGTGCT containing:
- a CDS encoding anthranilate synthase component I family protein produces the protein MIRPQRLELPWQEPQALANQLAHAYGEAGLVWLDGDGSNLGRWATLAVAPQEIICCRGLPGESGASNPFEALRGLAPGHWCGWLSYEAAAWVEPGNPWASDGMATLWIARHDPVLRFDLQKRRLWIEASSTAALERLTQQLASSPEQPNDEPPSIPLTAWSHHTTPEQYAAGVQRIRDLIAAGDLFQANLTACCSTAWPQGGSALELFLTLRQACPAPFAGLIISDQNEALLSSSPERFLQVSADGAVQTRPIKGTRPRHGDPEQDANLAAELVCSDKDRAENVMIVDLLRNDLGRACQPGSIQVPQMVGLESYASVHHLTSVVEGQLQAGLSWVDLLEASWPGGSISGAPKLRACQRLHELEPTSRGPYCGSLLRVDWDGSFDSNILIRSLLRQGDTLRAHAGCGIVADSDPLGEAEELMWKLQPLLEGLA